In Sphingobacterium thalpophilum, a genomic segment contains:
- a CDS encoding SDR family oxidoreductase, giving the protein MTKTVFITGASSGIGQACAEVLAKEGYNLLLCARRLNRLEALKDALLAAYPTIQIHIFELDVRDAEQVANQIEGLPPAWKKINVLINNAGLSQGLDPIQDGDIGDWDRMIDTNIKGLLYVSKSVIPLMDTENGAHIVNLGSIAGKEVYPNGNVYCATKHAVDALTKAMRIDLLTQGIKVTSIDPGMVETEFSEVRFHGDRERAKNVYNGVQPLTGKDIAETILFVITRPAHVNINDLLIMPTAQATGAIVNRK; this is encoded by the coding sequence ATGACTAAAACAGTTTTTATTACAGGAGCAAGTTCAGGAATTGGTCAGGCTTGTGCCGAAGTTTTAGCGAAAGAGGGTTACAATCTTTTACTTTGCGCGCGCAGGTTAAACCGTTTAGAGGCATTAAAAGATGCATTGTTAGCGGCCTACCCTACTATTCAGATCCATATTTTTGAGCTTGATGTTCGCGATGCAGAACAAGTTGCGAATCAAATTGAGGGCTTGCCTCCAGCATGGAAAAAAATAAATGTTCTCATCAACAATGCTGGTTTGAGTCAAGGATTGGATCCTATTCAAGATGGTGATATCGGAGATTGGGACAGAATGATTGATACCAATATCAAAGGTTTACTGTATGTGAGTAAATCTGTGATACCACTTATGGATACCGAAAACGGCGCCCATATTGTTAATTTAGGATCTATTGCAGGGAAAGAGGTTTATCCGAATGGAAATGTGTACTGTGCTACCAAACATGCTGTTGATGCTTTAACTAAAGCTATGCGCATTGATTTACTAACTCAGGGCATTAAAGTAACATCTATCGACCCCGGAATGGTGGAGACAGAGTTTTCGGAAGTTCGTTTCCATGGAGACCGGGAAAGAGCTAAAAATGTTTACAATGGTGTACAACCTCTGACAGGGAAAGATATTGCCGAAACGATCCTTTTCGTCATTACCAGACCTGCACATGTTAATATAAACGATCTATTAATAATGCCTACAGCACAAGCGACAGGCGCAATTGTCAATCGAAAATAA
- the rlmH gene encoding 23S rRNA (pseudouridine(1915)-N(3))-methyltransferase RlmH: MKITLLCIGKTDDKYLIEGIDKYIKRLKFYVNFSIVVIPDIKNVKNLSAEQQKDKEALLILKQLQPQDLVVLLDEYGKEFRSLEFSAYLEKMMVQSVQHMVFIIGGPYGFDQKIYDRAKSKISLSKMTFSHQMIRLFFTEQLYRAFSIMKGEPYHHE, encoded by the coding sequence ATGAAGATAACGCTACTTTGTATAGGTAAGACAGATGATAAGTACCTGATTGAGGGTATTGACAAGTATATTAAACGGTTAAAGTTTTATGTAAATTTTAGTATTGTGGTCATTCCAGATATCAAAAATGTCAAGAATCTTTCTGCTGAGCAGCAGAAAGATAAGGAGGCTCTGCTGATTTTGAAACAATTACAGCCTCAAGATTTAGTCGTTTTGCTGGATGAATATGGAAAAGAGTTTCGTTCCTTGGAGTTTTCTGCTTATCTGGAAAAAATGATGGTACAAAGTGTTCAGCATATGGTATTTATTATTGGTGGTCCCTATGGGTTTGACCAAAAAATTTATGATCGGGCGAAGTCAAAAATTTCGTTGTCCAAGATGACATTTTCGCATCAAATGATTCGTTTGTTTTTTACAGAGCAGCTCTATCGTGCTTTTTCTATCATGAAAGGGGAGCCTTATCATCACGAATAA
- a CDS encoding DUF423 domain-containing protein, producing the protein MQNVVIITAALFGGLAIILGAFGAHALKKILSAEKLESFEVGVRYQMYAALTLLILGFNFSFDLPSERIAFYLITLGTLLFSVSIYFLSFAEYWKKNLKFLGPITPLGGLLMIAGWVAIIIRFL; encoded by the coding sequence ATGCAAAACGTTGTCATCATCACAGCCGCCCTATTTGGCGGCCTCGCTATTATCTTAGGTGCATTTGGAGCCCATGCATTAAAAAAAATCCTATCAGCTGAAAAACTGGAATCCTTTGAGGTCGGCGTTCGATATCAAATGTATGCTGCTCTTACACTATTGATTTTAGGATTTAATTTCTCCTTTGATCTTCCGTCTGAACGAATTGCATTTTATCTGATCACATTAGGAACTCTTTTATTCTCGGTGAGTATATATTTTCTATCGTTTGCCGAATACTGGAAAAAGAATTTAAAGTTTCTTGGCCCAATTACCCCGCTCGGCGGATTACTTATGATCGCAGGTTGGGTTGCTATAATCATTCGCTTTTTGTAG
- the mgtE gene encoding magnesium transporter produces MEQNSALHPADIAEEISRLSKGEQHQEFMDYPLEDRLEIFSFFEMDVQYTLIKSMTEHELSELLNNLKPDTRNELLSELPDDLIKYLINLLNEREKQMALELIGYKEDSIARLMTPMYVQVRPYYTVDDVFRHIKVFGRKAETLNFIYVVDEKNVLIDDLKIGQLLLSDSSTKISDLIDYNFAAIKASTPMEEAFEIFQKYDRSALPIITEAGVLVGIVTFDDVLDRIEDRDTEDIQRFGGMEELDLAYTKTPLLQLIQKRAGWLIILFFSEMLTASAMGFFEGELEKAVVLALFVPLIISSGGNSGSQAASLIIRAMALGELKLKDWWYVMKREISSGLILGGILGSIGFLRILAWHFLDLYDYGPYWISIGFTVAVSLLFIVLWGTLSGSFIPFILRRFGLDPATASAPFVATLVDVSGLIIYFTVAAFFLHGKLL; encoded by the coding sequence ATGGAACAAAATTCAGCATTACACCCAGCCGATATCGCGGAAGAAATATCGCGTTTAAGTAAAGGGGAGCAACATCAAGAGTTTATGGACTATCCTTTGGAGGATAGATTGGAGATCTTTTCTTTTTTTGAAATGGATGTCCAATATACGTTGATCAAATCCATGACGGAACATGAGCTGTCCGAATTGCTGAATAACCTGAAGCCGGATACGCGTAATGAACTGTTGTCGGAATTGCCGGATGATCTGATCAAATATCTGATCAATCTTTTGAATGAGCGCGAGAAGCAAATGGCTTTGGAGCTGATTGGTTATAAAGAGGACAGTATTGCCCGACTTATGACACCAATGTATGTGCAAGTTCGTCCTTATTATACCGTCGATGATGTTTTTCGGCATATCAAGGTGTTTGGAAGGAAGGCAGAAACGCTTAATTTTATTTATGTAGTTGATGAGAAAAACGTCTTGATCGATGACTTGAAAATTGGTCAATTACTACTATCGGATTCTTCTACCAAGATTTCCGACTTAATTGACTACAATTTTGCCGCGATTAAGGCTTCCACACCCATGGAAGAGGCATTCGAGATTTTTCAAAAGTACGATCGAAGTGCTTTACCTATCATTACTGAAGCAGGGGTATTGGTCGGAATTGTGACATTTGATGACGTGTTGGATCGAATTGAAGATCGGGATACAGAAGATATCCAGCGATTTGGGGGGATGGAAGAATTGGATCTGGCTTATACGAAAACTCCTTTGTTGCAATTGATCCAAAAAAGAGCCGGCTGGCTGATCATCTTGTTTTTTAGCGAAATGCTTACAGCCTCAGCAATGGGGTTTTTTGAAGGCGAATTGGAAAAGGCGGTTGTACTTGCCTTATTTGTTCCTTTAATTATATCCAGTGGAGGTAATTCGGGATCACAGGCGGCATCTTTAATTATTCGTGCCATGGCACTCGGTGAATTAAAGCTGAAAGATTGGTGGTACGTGATGAAGCGCGAAATTTCTTCTGGTTTAATCTTAGGTGGAATATTGGGTTCGATCGGATTCTTACGGATATTGGCTTGGCATTTTCTTGATCTGTATGACTATGGCCCTTATTGGATTTCAATTGGTTTTACGGTTGCTGTTTCCTTATTGTTTATTGTTTTATGGGGGACTTTGTCAGGATCGTTTATTCCATTTATTCTACGTCGGTTTGGATTGGATCCAGCGACCGCATCAGCGCCATTTGTAGCTACATTGGTGGATGTTTCAGGATTGATTATCTATTTTACTGTTGCAGCATTCTTTCTGCATGGAAAACTACTGTAG
- a CDS encoding DUF3078 domain-containing protein yields MKIIKSIILIALGLLAHETYTQTTAVDSTKTWIIKGENTFLINQSSFSNWAAGGVNSFSGNLTLNYDFNYKKGKWSWDNKVLAAYGLTFQKESDWRKNDDRLVLNSLLGHQASQYWLYTFFLNFNTQFADGYDYTASPKKRISRFLAPAYLSFGPGFAYKRSDNLRFNLSPAAVRFVFVSDTLLSTRYGLNPNSKSRTEFGASFDAYYKVNLMENISFENILKLYSNYLDKPQNVDIDYTANLFMKVNKFITVNAGVQMIYDYNTAIPIIKDNVEVGKRNSALQIRQIVGAGVTYKF; encoded by the coding sequence ATGAAAATAATAAAATCAATCATTCTTATTGCTCTTGGCTTATTAGCACATGAAACCTACACTCAGACAACCGCGGTAGACAGTACAAAAACCTGGATTATCAAAGGAGAAAACACCTTTCTGATCAACCAAAGTTCATTTTCTAATTGGGCTGCAGGTGGGGTGAATTCTTTCTCCGGCAACCTAACTCTTAATTACGACTTCAATTACAAGAAAGGCAAATGGTCATGGGACAACAAGGTCCTTGCGGCTTATGGGCTAACCTTTCAAAAAGAGTCGGACTGGCGCAAAAATGATGACCGATTAGTTTTAAATAGCTTGTTGGGACATCAGGCATCTCAATATTGGCTTTATACCTTCTTTCTAAACTTTAACACACAATTTGCCGATGGTTATGACTACACAGCTTCACCCAAAAAAAGGATATCCAGGTTTTTAGCTCCGGCATACCTGAGCTTCGGTCCGGGTTTTGCGTACAAACGATCGGACAACCTCAGATTTAATCTTTCGCCTGCGGCTGTGCGCTTTGTATTCGTAAGTGATACGCTCCTTTCCACACGATATGGACTAAATCCGAACAGCAAGTCCCGCACTGAATTCGGCGCATCATTTGATGCTTATTATAAAGTAAATTTAATGGAGAACATTTCATTTGAAAATATACTAAAACTCTATTCAAACTATCTAGATAAACCTCAAAATGTAGATATTGACTATACGGCCAATCTTTTTATGAAGGTAAACAAGTTTATTACAGTAAACGCTGGTGTGCAGATGATCTACGATTACAATACAGCTATTCCGATTATTAAAGATAATGTTGAAGTTGGAAAGAGAAATTCTGCCCTACAAATTAGGCAAATTGTCGGTGCAGGCGTGACATACAAATTTTAA
- a CDS encoding ribbon-helix-helix domain-containing protein, with protein sequence MADKKNFMLRLDDQMYKALEKWAADEFRSVNGQIEYLLHKALQENKRLGTEKKTADKK encoded by the coding sequence ATGGCGGATAAGAAAAACTTTATGCTACGCTTAGACGACCAGATGTACAAAGCATTGGAAAAATGGGCTGCAGATGAGTTTAGAAGTGTTAATGGGCAGATCGAATATCTTTTACATAAAGCGCTGCAAGAAAATAAAAGATTGGGCACAGAAAAAAAGACTGCCGATAAGAAATAG
- a CDS encoding GNAT family N-acetyltransferase: MAFQWNLKSFDELNTKELYRILKLRMEVFVLEQECLYPELDDKDFACLHLWIEQDDRIIAYTRLVPPSLSYPQASIGRVIVAEEARGTGLSQQLMIHSIESLYKEFGEGEIQIGAQFHLKSFYEKLGFEQISEPYPDYGILHIDMIKPAI, translated from the coding sequence ATGGCTTTTCAGTGGAACCTAAAGAGTTTTGACGAACTCAACACGAAAGAATTATATCGTATTTTAAAGCTTCGCATGGAAGTTTTTGTTTTGGAGCAGGAATGTTTATATCCTGAATTGGACGATAAAGATTTTGCTTGTCTGCATCTGTGGATAGAACAAGATGATCGTATTATAGCATACACGAGATTAGTTCCTCCGAGCCTTTCCTACCCACAAGCTTCCATTGGTCGGGTTATCGTTGCCGAGGAAGCGCGCGGAACCGGCCTGAGTCAACAATTAATGATTCATTCCATCGAATCGCTCTACAAAGAATTTGGTGAAGGCGAGATACAGATAGGTGCGCAATTTCATTTAAAATCCTTTTATGAAAAATTAGGCTTTGAGCAAATTTCCGAGCCCTACCCTGATTATGGAATCCTTCATATTGATATGATTAAACCCGCAATTTAG
- the dnaB gene encoding replicative DNA helicase, producing the protein MNDSNFEANNTDNNKRSNYGERRTKLNNLVSGLGKLPPQAVDLEEAVLGALMLEKNALSEIIDILKPESFYKESHQKIFEAIFGLFQKTSPIDILTVTSELRRMGALEMVGGAYYITQLTDRVVSAANIEYHARIISQKYIQRELIKVSTEIINSSYDETSDIFDLLDHAEKSLFDIAQNNLRRDSRKMDDIMREAISNLEMLRDRTDGLTGVPSGLTALDRMTSGWQPSDLVIIAARPAMGKTAFVLSVARNAAVEHGKAVAVFSLEMSSVQLVNRLIAGETEIEQEKLKKGNLADHEWQQLHSRIGRLTDAPIIIDDTPALNVFEFRAKCRRLKAQYDIQMVIVDYLQLMHGKAEGKGGGNREQEIGSISRALKSVAKELNIPVLALSQLSRAVESRPGNSKRPMLSDLRESGSIEQDADMVLFLYRPEYYGLTEDEEGRPTAGVGEVIIAKHRNGETGIVPLRFVGKFVKFVDLEDEFSGMGGGDGFGDAPATFSASALNPSPNFADDFSAGGFSGGITMPSRMNDMPDDAPF; encoded by the coding sequence ATGAACGACAGTAATTTTGAGGCGAATAACACGGATAATAACAAACGGAGTAATTATGGCGAACGTCGTACCAAATTAAATAATTTGGTGAGTGGTTTGGGTAAACTTCCGCCGCAGGCAGTGGATCTTGAAGAGGCTGTTTTGGGAGCTTTGATGCTTGAAAAGAATGCGCTGAGTGAAATTATTGATATTTTAAAACCAGAATCGTTCTATAAGGAATCACATCAAAAGATCTTTGAAGCGATTTTTGGCCTTTTTCAAAAGACTTCTCCAATTGATATATTAACCGTTACCTCGGAACTTAGACGGATGGGGGCTCTTGAAATGGTTGGCGGTGCTTATTATATTACGCAATTGACAGATCGCGTGGTTTCGGCAGCTAATATTGAGTATCATGCACGTATTATTTCACAGAAATATATTCAGCGTGAGCTGATTAAAGTTTCTACTGAAATTATTAATAGCTCATACGATGAAACGTCAGATATCTTCGATCTGTTGGATCATGCCGAAAAAAGTTTGTTTGATATCGCGCAGAATAACTTGCGGAGAGATTCAAGAAAGATGGACGATATTATGCGTGAGGCGATCTCTAATCTTGAGATGCTGCGTGACCGCACAGATGGTCTGACAGGTGTGCCTTCGGGTTTGACTGCCTTGGATCGTATGACTTCAGGTTGGCAGCCTTCTGATCTGGTTATTATTGCAGCACGTCCAGCGATGGGAAAGACGGCATTCGTACTTTCCGTTGCACGTAATGCTGCAGTGGAACACGGAAAAGCAGTTGCCGTATTCTCGCTGGAGATGTCATCTGTTCAGCTTGTCAATCGTCTAATCGCTGGTGAAACGGAAATTGAGCAAGAGAAATTGAAAAAAGGAAATCTTGCTGATCATGAATGGCAACAATTACATTCGAGAATTGGTCGTTTAACCGATGCGCCTATTATTATTGATGATACGCCGGCGTTGAACGTGTTCGAATTTAGAGCTAAATGTAGGCGCTTAAAGGCACAATACGATATCCAAATGGTTATTGTAGATTACTTGCAGTTAATGCATGGAAAAGCTGAAGGTAAAGGTGGGGGGAACCGTGAACAAGAGATCGGTAGTATTTCCCGTGCTTTGAAATCTGTAGCTAAGGAGCTAAACATCCCCGTGCTGGCATTATCGCAGCTGAGTCGTGCTGTAGAGTCAAGACCGGGAAATAGTAAGCGTCCTATGTTGTCCGATTTACGGGAGTCTGGTTCCATTGAGCAGGATGCGGATATGGTTCTTTTCTTATATAGACCCGAATATTATGGTTTGACAGAAGATGAAGAGGGACGTCCTACTGCCGGTGTCGGTGAAGTTATTATTGCAAAACACCGTAATGGTGAGACCGGAATTGTTCCCCTTCGCTTTGTGGGTAAATTTGTGAAGTTTGTGGATTTAGAAGATGAGTTTTCGGGTATGGGTGGTGGAGATGGATTCGGTGATGCGCCGGCTACATTTTCTGCTTCTGCATTAAATCCGTCGCCAAACTTTGCTGATGATTTTAGTGCTGGGGGCTTCAGTGGGGGTATTACGATGCCATCCCGCATGAACGACATGCCTGATGATGCGCCATTTTAG
- the ubiE gene encoding bifunctional demethylmenaquinone methyltransferase/2-methoxy-6-polyprenyl-1,4-benzoquinol methylase UbiE, with amino-acid sequence MTHDSSTLKPYKDTNDGKKKQVADMFDNISHSYDFLNHFMSLGIDIIWRKKAINALKSIKPQLMLDVATGTGDFALESIKILNPKKIIGVDISQGMLEVAKKKIASKGLANQFEVALGDSERLQFEDNTFDAVTVAFGVRNFENLEKGLSDIYRVLKPGGKAVILEFSNPKKFPIKQLYNFYFKFITPTIGKFFSKDSNAYEYLPESVAQFPDGQKFVAINKKAGFHETIVRPQTFGICTIYIATK; translated from the coding sequence ATGACGCACGACTCCTCAACATTAAAACCCTATAAAGATACCAACGATGGGAAGAAGAAACAGGTGGCAGATATGTTTGACAACATCTCCCATTCCTATGATTTTTTAAACCATTTCATGTCTTTGGGTATTGACATTATATGGCGCAAAAAAGCCATCAATGCCTTAAAGTCCATAAAACCGCAACTGATGTTGGATGTAGCGACAGGAACTGGTGATTTTGCATTGGAATCAATTAAAATCTTGAATCCAAAAAAGATTATTGGTGTCGATATTTCCCAAGGAATGCTTGAAGTCGCTAAGAAAAAAATTGCAAGCAAGGGATTAGCGAATCAATTTGAGGTAGCGTTAGGAGACTCAGAGAGGCTTCAATTTGAAGATAATACGTTCGACGCTGTTACCGTAGCATTTGGTGTCCGTAATTTTGAAAACTTGGAGAAAGGCCTATCAGACATATACCGCGTATTAAAACCTGGTGGGAAAGCTGTTATTTTAGAATTTTCGAATCCGAAAAAATTTCCCATTAAACAGCTTTATAATTTTTATTTCAAGTTTATTACACCAACCATTGGAAAATTCTTTTCAAAAGATTCCAATGCATATGAATACCTACCAGAATCTGTTGCTCAATTTCCAGATGGACAAAAGTTCGTTGCCATAAACAAAAAAGCAGGTTTTCATGAAACTATTGTTAGACCGCAAACATTTGGTATCTGTACCATCTATATTGCTACAAAGTAG
- a CDS encoding SPFH domain-containing protein, with product MEKLIKPMSGYLALLIAVVSFVAAIFSFASVEASSLYVVLGVVLMIATFFILKGLMIINPNHSRVLNFFGKYVGTVKENGLFFVNPLYSTIKISLRSDNLQGQTLKVNDKMGNPIEIGAVIVWQVGDTYKAAYDVSNYTSYVRTQSEAAVRHLAGSFPYDNLEDEGAEITLREGGDTVNHILEQELSDRLAPAGVIIKEARISHLAYASEIAGAMLQRQQAAAIVAARAKIVDGAVGMVEMALHKLSEKDIVELDNEKKAAMVSNLMVVLCGEKAATPIVNTGTLYQ from the coding sequence ATGGAAAAACTAATTAAACCAATGTCAGGCTATTTAGCTTTATTGATAGCTGTCGTTTCGTTTGTGGCGGCAATATTCTCATTTGCCAGCGTAGAAGCAAGCTCACTTTATGTCGTATTGGGGGTTGTGCTGATGATCGCTACTTTTTTTATTCTGAAAGGATTGATGATTATTAATCCAAACCATTCGCGTGTACTGAATTTCTTCGGGAAATATGTAGGTACGGTTAAGGAAAACGGTTTGTTTTTTGTCAATCCGTTGTATTCAACGATTAAAATAAGTCTTCGGTCGGATAACTTACAGGGACAGACACTGAAAGTCAATGACAAGATGGGAAACCCAATTGAGATCGGAGCAGTGATTGTATGGCAAGTGGGAGACACGTATAAAGCTGCTTATGATGTAAGTAATTATACCTCTTATGTACGTACGCAGAGCGAAGCAGCGGTAAGACATTTGGCTGGAAGCTTTCCTTATGATAACTTGGAGGATGAAGGAGCGGAGATCACCTTGCGTGAAGGTGGCGATACCGTAAATCATATTCTTGAACAAGAATTGTCTGATCGTTTGGCGCCTGCCGGGGTTATTATTAAAGAGGCTAGAATCAGTCATTTGGCTTATGCTTCCGAAATAGCAGGTGCTATGCTTCAAAGACAGCAAGCAGCTGCTATTGTGGCTGCAAGAGCAAAGATTGTAGACGGTGCTGTTGGGATGGTGGAAATGGCCTTGCATAAGTTGTCTGAAAAAGATATTGTAGAGTTGGACAACGAGAAAAAAGCAGCAATGGTCAGCAATTTAATGGTGGTACTTTGCGGAGAAAAAGCAGCGACACCAATTGTAAATACAGGTACGTTGTACCAATAA
- a CDS encoding voltage-gated chloride channel family protein, with protein sequence MAITHSNQSNLHFFLKWLISCSAIGFIVGSICAFFLFSLNWVTQYREAHPWIIYGLPLAGFAIALSYKYWGNPSSKGNNLLIEEYLHPQRRIPLIMAPLVLFGTLLTHLFGGSAGREGTAVQIGGAVSDQLNRWFDFDKTERRILISIGITAGFAAVFGTPLAGTIFGLEVLLIGKKRYFGILPCLFTAYFANFSCQLWNIPHTHYPIHDVIPMLSLTNIGFSLSAGILFGVTAWLFTFTSDFFSLQFKRIKYPLLRPVIGGIILVLIIRLFHSSNYIGLGIPMIQNAFVDQSNYYDFIIKLLLTTFTLSAGFKGGEVTPLFFIGATLGSALSTVIPLPVSLLAAMGFVAVFSGATNTPLACIVMGYELFGIQPILFITIACIVAFLFSGKKGIYIAQKGGLKEKLYRRLNL encoded by the coding sequence ATGGCTATAACACATTCAAATCAAAGCAATCTTCATTTTTTTCTTAAATGGCTTATCTCCTGTAGTGCGATAGGTTTCATCGTAGGATCTATTTGTGCATTTTTTCTCTTTTCCCTCAATTGGGTAACGCAGTACCGAGAAGCTCATCCTTGGATAATTTATGGACTCCCCCTAGCGGGATTTGCCATTGCATTGTCCTATAAGTATTGGGGCAATCCATCAAGCAAAGGAAATAATCTGCTGATTGAAGAATACCTGCATCCCCAACGCCGTATTCCGCTTATCATGGCGCCTCTTGTCCTATTCGGAACTTTACTTACACATCTGTTTGGAGGTTCGGCAGGCCGTGAAGGAACTGCCGTGCAGATAGGTGGAGCAGTTTCCGATCAGCTCAATCGCTGGTTTGACTTCGATAAAACTGAACGCCGTATCTTAATTTCAATTGGCATCACTGCAGGCTTTGCCGCTGTTTTTGGCACCCCACTCGCCGGAACAATATTTGGTCTGGAAGTCCTACTGATTGGCAAAAAAAGATATTTCGGTATCCTGCCCTGTTTATTTACCGCCTATTTTGCGAACTTCAGCTGTCAATTATGGAATATTCCACACACTCATTATCCAATTCATGATGTTATTCCAATGCTGTCTTTGACCAATATTGGATTTAGCCTCTCCGCAGGCATTCTATTCGGTGTTACAGCATGGCTTTTTACATTTACCAGCGATTTCTTTAGCCTTCAATTCAAACGAATTAAATATCCTCTGCTTAGACCGGTAATTGGCGGTATTATTTTGGTACTTATCATTAGGTTATTCCATAGCAGCAACTATATTGGACTTGGTATCCCGATGATTCAGAACGCATTTGTCGATCAGTCGAATTATTATGACTTTATCATCAAATTACTTTTAACGACTTTCACCCTTTCTGCCGGATTTAAAGGCGGAGAAGTCACCCCGCTGTTTTTTATCGGGGCAACCTTAGGGAGTGCATTAAGCACCGTTATTCCACTTCCCGTCAGCCTGCTGGCCGCCATGGGCTTTGTAGCCGTATTTTCAGGCGCTACAAACACCCCGCTCGCCTGTATTGTAATGGGTTATGAATTATTTGGGATTCAACCTATTTTATTTATAACAATAGCGTGTATAGTCGCTTTTTTATTTTCCGGAAAAAAAGGAATTTATATTGCGCAAAAAGGCGGTTTAAAGGAAAAATTATACCGCAGACTCAATTTATAA
- the pepE gene encoding dipeptidase PepE, with the protein MKINPAYKLLVVSTSTIHGSEFLAYIKQDFVEFIQSDELLFVPFARPSGISFDGYTAKVQDALKDRGITVRGLHEFHNMKKAIQDAKAIFIGGGNTFLLLKTLYELDLVQQLRVQLAKGIPYVGTSAGSNLTGLTIGTTNDMPIVYPPSFDALGFLPFNINPHYLDPDPNSTHKGETRETRIQEFHQINPQPVIGLREGSWLHVNEGNIELKGNLTARLFKAGFEPEELAPGLINF; encoded by the coding sequence ATGAAGATTAATCCAGCGTACAAGTTATTGGTCGTAAGTACAAGCACGATCCATGGTAGTGAGTTTTTAGCTTATATTAAGCAAGATTTTGTAGAATTTATTCAGTCAGACGAATTGCTATTTGTCCCTTTTGCGAGACCTTCAGGAATTTCGTTTGATGGTTATACGGCTAAGGTACAGGACGCATTGAAAGATAGGGGTATAACGGTTAGGGGGCTGCATGAGTTTCATAACATGAAGAAGGCTATTCAGGATGCTAAAGCTATTTTTATTGGTGGAGGAAATACATTTCTACTGTTAAAAACGTTGTATGAGCTGGATTTGGTACAGCAATTGCGCGTACAATTAGCAAAGGGGATTCCATATGTCGGTACATCGGCGGGGTCCAATTTGACCGGACTAACAATAGGAACTACAAATGATATGCCTATTGTTTATCCGCCTAGCTTTGACGCACTTGGTTTCTTGCCTTTTAATATCAATCCACATTATTTGGATCCGGATCCAAATTCTACACACAAAGGAGAGACAAGGGAAACGCGAATCCAGGAATTTCATCAAATTAATCCTCAGCCAGTCATAGGCTTACGTGAAGGGAGCTGGTTGCATGTAAATGAAGGAAACATAGAACTGAAAGGTAATTTAACAGCCCGGCTATTTAAAGCTGGTTTCGAGCCCGAGGAGCTAGCGCCTGGATTAATTAATTTTTAA
- a CDS encoding GatB/YqeY domain-containing protein: MSLEIQINQDIKAAMIAKDTAKLRGLRAIKAAILLAKTEKGHAEDLNQEAEIKVLQKLVKQRRESAEIYKTQNREDLYEIEVEEEKVIEAYLPKQLSKEEVETIVKAIIAETGASSIKDMGKVMGATNQKLAGQADGKTISEVVKSLLA; this comes from the coding sequence ATGTCATTAGAAATACAAATAAATCAAGACATTAAGGCCGCAATGATCGCAAAAGACACGGCAAAATTACGTGGCTTACGTGCAATTAAGGCAGCTATACTCTTAGCAAAGACAGAAAAAGGTCATGCCGAAGACCTTAATCAGGAGGCGGAGATTAAAGTTTTACAAAAACTTGTAAAACAACGTCGCGAATCTGCGGAAATTTATAAGACTCAAAACCGGGAAGATCTTTATGAAATTGAAGTTGAGGAAGAAAAAGTTATTGAAGCTTATCTACCAAAACAGTTAAGCAAGGAAGAAGTTGAAACGATTGTCAAAGCAATTATCGCCGAAACAGGAGCTTCTTCCATTAAGGATATGGGTAAAGTAATGGGCGCCACAAATCAAAAGCTTGCTGGACAAGCAGATGGGAAAACCATCTCTGAAGTTGTTAAAAGTCTACTCGCATAA